In Centropristis striata isolate RG_2023a ecotype Rhode Island chromosome 15, C.striata_1.0, whole genome shotgun sequence, a genomic segment contains:
- the zswim7 gene encoding zinc finger SWIM domain-containing protein 7, whose amino-acid sequence MRSFLPAVAEQLFQDIQKTYQETSQIPDDLLIALKFVFGPCALQALDLVDQRSVTCLSSPSGRKAFQVIGGSGRLYTCFVSCHFCPCLAFAYTVLRRNEGPLCKHILAVYLCQAMGVTQQDSVSDEQMTSLLSGTAAP is encoded by the exons ATGCGCTCATTTCTACCAGCAGTGGCCGAGCAGCTTTTCCAAGATATTCAAAAAACCTACCAGGAAACTTCCCAAA TTCCCGATGACCTGCTTATTGC GTTGAAGTTTGTCTTCGGGCCCTGTGCGCTGCAGGCTTTGGACCTTGTTGACCAACGTTCAGTCACCTGTCTGTCGTCTCCCAGTGGACGCAAAGCTTTCCAG GTAATTGGAGGCTCGGGACGCTTGTACACTTGTTTTGTGTCCTGTCACTTCTGTCCCTGCCTGGCGTTCGCCTACACCGTGCTCCGCAGAAACGAGGGCCCACTG TGCAAACACATCCTGGCCGTCTACCTGTGCCAGGCCATGGGTGTGACTCAGCAGGACAGCGTGTCCGATGAGCAGATGACCTCGCTGCTCAGCGGGACGGCAGCGCCATGA